One segment of Elusimicrobiota bacterium DNA contains the following:
- a CDS encoding ribonucleoside reductase class II translates to MSRINFKKRQEQSEGIALTENQLKVIRDKYLRDSKSVEEWLRGIARNLALAELFHHPRFEQWGALEGVACRVVETETKPGLPKTKTWMFHAGMHQANERDKNFVKFMANLYKIYNEVPEAKELVTEWEDRFYDLMAKFEFLPNSPTLMNAGRELQQLSACYVLPVPDSMEGITYALQAQALIQKSGGGTGFSFGRLRPAGDTVKSTKGIASGSISFMQLFDKMTDVVKQGGTRRGANMGILPYWHPEIKEFITMKNTPKVMENFNVSVAVDKTFFDAVVNDKEIDQLNPRSKEPIKKIRAREIFDLIVENAWKTGDPGLFIIDRTNESASNPVPHKYTIESTNPCFAGDMRLATDKGLLTFEELHIEQDPISVATDNRVSSIDGTSSGGSVAVKVRAKTGITLRKAVPVYKTRKNWPVFKIVTSHGYEVTATEDHKFFTPSGRKAMKDLKPGDEILIQSGRGVWSENNTLPPFTAEDKLRARINRGECRLPKQWSRELGEFLGWVTGDGYVSAEKPKGRNVPNYTIGLMFGNDEKKILAPKFQKMVKEWVGLDGNVTEWQTGAITVFYKSALYYFLKSLGLSDADGLNKTVPSALWSAPREAVLGFLRALFSADGTVNISKKIHYGSIRLANSSKKLLQEVQVLLLNEGIVSQLYLRRKAGAKMMPGSDRKPKLYHFADQYELVITRENRAKFLRQIGFLLPAKQRKAELWEKSLTKGAHAETYITSVKNIEPAGTRDVFCTTEEETHSLIANGFVAGNCGEKPLFPWEPCNLGSISLARFVKGPAMRGEIDWDRLEKAVKLSIRFLDDVIEVNNYPLPEIEEMAKTLRRIGLGVMGWAEMLVGLGIPYDSEEAVETAREVMGFINKKSLEASEEIAKERGAFQLWAESVYNPQAPTYRGKEEVARNCVRTTIAPTGTIGIAAGLQGGGIEPFFAVAYTRYNAKALDAIRKGMNPDNNDVFVEVNPLFAQVARENDYFGLSKDELFRKIDGNHKSVRGIPEIPAEIQAVFATAHDVNPEYHVKMQAAYQEFTDDGVSKTVNMPNSATVEDIRSAYLKAYELGCKGITIYRDGCKADQVLNLNPLDAKKRTEAQRRDAPFGVSSEYYVVKTGYGTLHVHIDYDENGPFQVFTNLPPLGTEISGLTSIMGILLSKYLEAGGDPVRILKHLNSVKGDRPFGIGDNRIDSIPHAVAVALKAHLKKIEKMNAGTGGNGMNGATKPAPRPQPKGNVPPVNGGEEGLELWEVSKAVYCPKCFSPNVSYQSGCKGPTCHECGYSECS, encoded by the coding sequence ATGAGTCGAATTAATTTCAAAAAACGTCAGGAGCAGAGCGAAGGCATTGCTTTGACGGAAAATCAATTGAAAGTCATCCGGGACAAGTATTTAAGGGATTCCAAAAGCGTTGAGGAATGGTTGAGAGGCATTGCCCGCAATTTGGCCTTAGCCGAGCTGTTTCATCACCCCCGTTTCGAGCAATGGGGCGCGCTGGAAGGCGTGGCTTGCCGCGTTGTAGAGACCGAGACCAAACCCGGTTTGCCCAAGACCAAAACCTGGATGTTTCACGCCGGGATGCATCAGGCCAATGAGCGGGATAAAAACTTCGTCAAGTTCATGGCCAATCTCTACAAAATTTACAACGAGGTGCCGGAGGCCAAAGAACTGGTCACGGAGTGGGAGGACCGCTTCTACGATTTGATGGCCAAATTTGAGTTTTTGCCCAATTCGCCGACCTTGATGAACGCCGGGCGGGAGCTTCAACAGTTGTCCGCCTGCTATGTTTTGCCTGTGCCGGATTCCATGGAGGGCATCACCTATGCCTTGCAGGCCCAGGCGCTCATTCAAAAATCAGGCGGGGGCACCGGGTTTTCCTTCGGCAGGCTTCGCCCGGCCGGGGACACGGTCAAATCAACCAAGGGCATTGCCAGCGGCTCCATTTCCTTCATGCAGCTCTTCGACAAGATGACGGACGTGGTCAAGCAAGGCGGCACGCGCCGGGGCGCGAATATGGGTATTTTGCCCTACTGGCACCCGGAGATTAAAGAGTTCATCACCATGAAGAACACGCCCAAGGTGATGGAGAATTTCAACGTGTCCGTGGCCGTGGATAAAACGTTCTTCGACGCGGTGGTCAATGACAAGGAAATCGACCAGTTGAACCCGCGCTCCAAAGAGCCGATTAAAAAAATCCGGGCCAGGGAGATTTTCGACTTGATCGTGGAAAACGCCTGGAAAACCGGGGACCCCGGGCTTTTCATCATCGACCGGACCAATGAATCCGCGTCCAATCCCGTGCCGCATAAGTACACCATTGAAAGCACGAACCCGTGCTTTGCCGGGGATATGCGCCTGGCGACCGACAAGGGCTTGTTGACGTTCGAGGAGCTTCATATCGAGCAGGACCCGATTTCCGTGGCCACGGATAACCGGGTTTCTTCGATCGATGGGACTTCCTCCGGCGGCTCGGTTGCGGTCAAAGTGCGCGCCAAAACCGGAATCACTTTACGCAAAGCCGTGCCTGTTTACAAAACCAGGAAAAATTGGCCTGTGTTTAAGATAGTGACCAGCCACGGTTACGAGGTGACGGCCACGGAAGATCACAAATTCTTCACCCCGTCCGGGCGCAAGGCCATGAAGGACTTGAAGCCCGGTGATGAAATCTTGATTCAGTCGGGCCGGGGCGTTTGGAGCGAGAATAATACCCTGCCGCCGTTCACTGCGGAAGATAAGCTCAGGGCGCGCATCAATCGCGGGGAATGCCGCTTGCCTAAACAATGGTCACGGGAATTGGGCGAGTTTTTGGGCTGGGTGACGGGCGACGGTTATGTGAGCGCGGAAAAACCCAAGGGCCGCAATGTTCCCAATTACACCATCGGCTTGATGTTCGGCAACGACGAGAAAAAAATCCTCGCGCCCAAATTTCAAAAGATGGTCAAAGAGTGGGTGGGTTTAGACGGCAATGTGACCGAGTGGCAAACCGGAGCGATCACGGTTTTTTACAAATCAGCCCTCTACTACTTCTTGAAAAGCCTGGGCCTCTCGGACGCTGATGGTTTGAACAAAACTGTGCCGTCGGCTCTGTGGAGTGCGCCGCGAGAAGCGGTATTGGGTTTTCTGAGGGCGTTGTTCAGCGCGGACGGGACGGTGAATATTTCAAAGAAAATTCACTACGGTTCCATCCGGTTGGCCAATAGCTCCAAAAAACTGCTTCAAGAGGTTCAAGTCTTGTTGTTGAACGAAGGGATTGTTTCGCAACTCTATCTGCGCCGCAAGGCCGGCGCAAAAATGATGCCCGGCTCCGATCGCAAGCCGAAGCTCTATCACTTTGCCGATCAATATGAGCTGGTGATTACCAGGGAAAATCGCGCGAAGTTTTTGCGCCAAATCGGTTTTCTCTTGCCGGCGAAGCAGCGCAAGGCCGAACTGTGGGAGAAGAGTTTGACCAAAGGCGCGCATGCCGAGACTTATATCACCTCGGTCAAAAATATCGAGCCTGCGGGAACTCGTGATGTGTTTTGTACGACGGAAGAGGAGACGCATTCGTTGATCGCCAACGGATTTGTCGCAGGAAATTGTGGAGAAAAACCGCTTTTTCCGTGGGAGCCGTGCAACTTGGGCTCCATCTCTTTGGCCCGTTTCGTCAAGGGGCCCGCGATGCGCGGGGAAATCGATTGGGACCGATTGGAGAAAGCGGTCAAGCTCTCGATCCGGTTCCTGGATGATGTGATCGAGGTCAACAATTATCCTTTGCCGGAAATCGAGGAAATGGCCAAGACTCTGCGGCGCATCGGCTTGGGCGTGATGGGCTGGGCCGAGATGCTGGTCGGGCTCGGCATCCCTTATGATTCCGAGGAAGCCGTGGAAACCGCGCGCGAAGTCATGGGATTCATCAATAAAAAGTCCTTGGAAGCGAGCGAGGAAATCGCCAAAGAGCGCGGCGCGTTCCAGCTATGGGCCGAATCCGTTTACAATCCTCAGGCGCCGACGTACCGGGGCAAAGAGGAAGTCGCCAGAAATTGCGTGCGCACCACCATCGCGCCGACCGGCACCATCGGCATTGCGGCCGGGCTTCAAGGCGGGGGCATCGAGCCGTTTTTTGCGGTGGCGTACACGCGCTACAACGCCAAGGCCTTGGATGCCATCAGAAAGGGCATGAACCCGGACAATAACGATGTGTTTGTCGAGGTCAACCCCTTGTTCGCGCAAGTGGCCAGGGAAAACGATTACTTCGGGCTTTCCAAAGACGAGCTGTTTAGGAAAATCGACGGAAATCATAAATCGGTTCGCGGCATTCCTGAGATTCCGGCGGAAATCCAGGCGGTGTTCGCGACCGCGCATGACGTGAACCCGGAATACCATGTCAAAATGCAGGCCGCGTACCAGGAGTTCACGGATGACGGAGTATCCAAAACCGTGAACATGCCCAATTCCGCCACCGTGGAAGACATCCGCTCCGCGTATTTGAAGGCGTATGAGTTGGGCTGCAAAGGCATCACCATTTACCGGGACGGGTGCAAAGCGGATCAGGTCTTAAACCTGAATCCTTTGGACGCCAAGAAGAGAACAGAGGCTCAGCGCCGGGACGCGCCCTTCGGGGTGTCCAGCGAATACTACGTGGTGAAAACCGGTTACGGGACATTGCACGTGCACATCGATTACGATGAGAACGGGCCGTTTCAGGTGTTCACCAACCTGCCGCCTTTGGGCACGGAGATCAGCGGCTTGACCTCGATTATGGGCATTCTGTTGTCCAAGTACCTTGAGGCGGGCGGGGACCCGGTGCGCATTTTGAAGCACTTGAACTCGGTCAAGGGCGACCGGCCCTTCGGCATCGGGGACAATCGCATCGATTCGATTCCGCATGCCGTGGCCGTGGCCTTGAAGGCGCATTTGAAGAAAATCGAGAAAATGAACGCGGGAACGGGCGGCAATGGGATGAACGGAGCCACCAAGCCCGCGCCCAGGCCCCAGCCCAAGGGCAATGTGCCCCCGGTTAACGGCGGGGAAGAAGGATTGGAGTTATGGGAAGTGTCCAAGGCCGTGTACTGCCCCAAATGTTTCTCCCCGAATGTTTCCTATCAATCGGGGTGCAAGGGGCCGACCTGCCACGAGTGCGGGTATTCGGAGTGCAGTTAA
- a CDS encoding dCTP deaminase codes for MIKSDKWIKQAALEQGMIEPFEEKLVRSGNISYGASSYGYDIRVADEFLVFTNLYTTVVDPKNFDEKSFVRQNGPHCIIPPNSFALARSVEYFRIPRKITAICMGKSTYARCGIVVNVTPLESEWEGHLTIEISNTTPLPAKIYANEGIAQLLFLESDEVCFVSYADRKGKYQGQKGVVLPKI; via the coding sequence ATGATTAAGTCGGATAAGTGGATTAAGCAAGCGGCCCTGGAGCAGGGCATGATCGAGCCGTTTGAGGAGAAATTGGTCAGAAGCGGCAATATCTCTTACGGCGCTTCAAGCTATGGCTATGACATACGCGTTGCGGATGAGTTCCTGGTCTTCACGAATCTCTATACCACCGTGGTGGATCCCAAGAACTTCGATGAGAAGTCCTTTGTCAGGCAGAATGGACCCCATTGCATTATTCCGCCGAATTCGTTTGCCTTGGCGCGTTCGGTCGAGTATTTTCGGATTCCGAGGAAGATAACCGCGATCTGCATGGGCAAGTCGACCTATGCGCGCTGCGGCATTGTGGTTAACGTGACGCCCTTGGAGAGCGAATGGGAAGGGCATTTGACCATTGAGATCTCGAACACGACGCCCTTACCGGCCAAAATCTACGCGAATGAGGGGATTGCGCAGCTTCTGTTCCTGGAGTCCGATGAAGTCTGCTTCGTCTCCTATGCGGACCGGAAGGGCAAATATCAAGGCCAGAAAGGCGTGGTCCTGCCGAAAATTTAA